The Changchengzhania lutea genomic sequence AAGGTCCTGTAGTTTTACAGCAATTGGCACATTCTAAACAATCGGTTTGTTTAAACTCATCATCATGCAATTCTTGCATCACATAATCTAAATTTTTAGGTGGTTTCTTTTTGAGCTTATCAAAGAATTTTTTGTTCTCGTTATGCTTATCTTTGGCGAACTTTGGAAGATTATTAATCATGTCTTGCATGGTGTAAAAATAGTGCATTTCGTCATTAAGATGTAAGAATGACTAAAGTAATCTTTAAAATTGAAATCTTAAATCAACAGATTACCACGATTTAAATGTCTCGCAAAAATAACAAAATGAAAGACCTTTTCGGAAACGCTTTAATCGATTATCAAAACGGAAACTACTCCGAAGATATTATAACCTCAACAAGTATTTCGGGTGATGATGTTTTGCCAGTACCCTATTTGTTTCGAGGCTTTAAAGACATGCCAAAGCTGGAACAGAACGCTTTAAAACTTTGTAAAGGTTTTGTTTTAGATGTAGGATGTGGTGCAGGAAGCCATAGTTTGTATCTTCAAGAAAAAGGTTTTACAGTAAAAGCTATTGACATTTCAAAAGGGGCTGTAAAAGTGGCAAAAAAACGTGGTGTTTTACATGCTGAAGTCGTTGATGTTTTAGACGAAAACCAATCGTTTGATACCATCCTATTACTTATGAATGGTACAGGAATTTTTAAAGAATTATCACAAGTTTCAAAATACTTAACCCATTTAAAAAGTTTATTAAACCCAAACGGACACATTTTAATTGATTCATCCGATATTAAATATATGTACGAAGATGAAGATGGCGGATTTTGGATAGATACGAACGCCAATTATTACGGCGAACTCGATTATTTCTTATCCTATAAAGGGGAACAAGAAACTCCCTTGAAATGGTTATATCTAGATTTTGAAACCTTAAAATTAGCTTGTGAGACGGTTGGCTTACAGTGTGAGTTGATTAGCGAAGGGGAGCATTTTGATTATTTGGCACGCCTCTTTTAATCGAATTGCGCTTTTCCGTCAATAAAGGTTTGAATAACTTTTACATGAGGTATTTCGTTAACCTCAACCGTCATAATATCTTTATCTAAAATGATAAAATCTGCAAATTTGCCAACTTCAATGCTACCCTTTTCGTCTTCTTCAAAATTAGAATAGGCCGCCCAAATAGTCATTCCTTTTAAAGCTTCCTGTCTACTTAAAGCATTCTCTATTTGGTAACCAGCTTCTGGATAACCTTCTAAGTCTTGCCTAGTAACAGCAGCATAAAACGTTAAAAACGGGCTTACCTGCTCTACTGGAAAATCTGTACCCAAGGCTACTTTTCCATAGACTTTTAACAAATCTTTAAAGGCATATGCGCCTTTTACACGTTCTGCTCCTACCCTATCTTCTGCCCAATACATATCGCTCGTAGCATGCGTTGGTTGAACAGATGGAATAATATTATCAAACAACTCAAAATCTTCTGGTGATATAACTTGGGCATGTTCAACACGCCAGCGCCTATCCTTTTTGTCTTGCAAAACGTCTTTATAAATATTTAATACCGCATGGTTTGCCGAATCACCAATAGCATGGGTATTCATTTGAAATTCTGAATTAGAAATGCGCTGAGCTGTTTCATTAAGCTCATCAATGCTATTCACTAATAACCCTAAATGCCCTGGTTTATCTGTATATGGTTCACGTAACATGGCGCCTCTTGACCCCAAAGCTCCGTCTGCATAAAACTTAAATGACCGTACGTTTAACCTATCTGTTTTAATAATGCTCCGTTTCAAGTAATAGTCTAGGTTTTTTTGGTTGGCAGAAACCATAGCATACACTCTTATACTTAAATCTCCTGCGTTATGTAAACTATCAATAACCTCAATAACATCTCTGTCCAATCCAGCATCGTCAACCGTTGTCAAACCTTGCGCAATACATAATTTTTGTGCTTCTAATAAAGCAGTAACAACTTCCTTTTTTGTTGGTTTTGACCAATGCTGAAGCACTAAACGCTGCGCTTTATCAATTAAAACACCAGTTAATTTGCCGTTTTCAATTACGAGTTCGCCACCATCTATATCAGTTTCAACAGTTATGTTTCCTAAATCTAAAGCCGCTTGATTAACTAATAAAGCATGTCCATCAATACGTTTTAGAGCCACAGGCGTATCAGGAAATAAACTATTTAACACCATATTATCTGGGAACGCTTTCTCTTTCCAATCGTTTTGGTCCCAACCTCTTCCATAAATGAAATGGTGTTGACGCTTGTTTTGAAAATCGCTTACTCTTTTAACTATCTCATCAAAACTAGTTGTACCAACCAAATTGACATGTAATTGATTTAAACCCAAGCCTAAAAAATGACAATGGGCATCTATTAGACCTGGTAAAACGGTTTGTCCCTTAGCATCTAAAGTTTCGGTAGTTTCGTATTTAGAATTAATATTTTCTGAAGTTCCAATTTCTAAAAACTTACCGTCTTTTACCGCGAAAGCTTCTGCGGTTGTAAAGTCCTGATTAACCGTATATATTTTTGCATTTGTAACAATCAAATCGATTTGTTCTTTTGTTGAACAACTCATTAGAATTACAAATATTAAAAGGCCTATTAATTTACGCATGTTGAAGTTTTTCTTAAAAATAAAAAAAGCATTCGTATTAGGAATGCTTTTAATCATACTATTATACCAATTATAATTTAAAATGGGCTTGAAACAATTTGAGTTATACTGCGCCCAGATGAGATAGAAAATCAAAGCATAGCCTTAGCTACGGTTTTATTTTATATTGATATATAGGTGCAATAGAAACTAATTTTTAAGTGTATTTTATGTTGTAATTGGTATTGCTTAAATCACTTTAAAAATCGAACTTAAATGTCGCTCCGGCTAGAACTTGCAGGCTTTGTACTGGGTAATTCTGCCAACGTTGATAGCCTTCATTTGCAATATTATTCGCTTTTATAAAGGTTGAAATTTTATCATTAATGTGATAGCCCACATGTGCATTAGCATCAAAATAGCTCTCCAAATCTACAACCATAGATTGGAATCCTGCTAAATTATCCTCCACACTTAATAAATCTTTACGCTCACCAATATAAAATAAATTAGCGCCCGCGAACCAATGCTCATCAATTTGATAATCTAAAAACAGGGAGCCTTTTACATCTGGTAAATTCCATGCTTCCGCTTGATTATCGGTTGTATATGAGAAGTATTCAGCTTTTAAACCCAATTTAAAATTTCTATTCACATCGACATTAATTTCTCCTGCCACACCAAAGGTTTCCACATCATCGTATACCATACCAAAGGAATTTCCGTATTCATAATCTTCAGCGTTAAGCACATCAAACGATGTTGTATTATTCCTGAACAAGGCTTTATTTCTATCCGCTAAATACCGTCCGTTAACATTGTAACTCATATTACTCGACAACTTTCCTTTTAAGCCCACATAAGCATTGTATAATTGATCGGTAGGTGCAATAAATAGCGTTGGGGATACAAATGAGTTTTCGGTAGCGAAATCATAATAAGAATTCTGAATTAAATCGCCCGTAATACCACCGTAGGCAATAAGAACATCATTGACCAAACGATAGGATGCTGTTACATTTGGGTAGATATAAAACTTACTATCGCTATTTTCCCTATCTTTTAAATAGACTGCAGAAAACCCTAAATTTACCGTTAAGTCATCTTCTTTTATTTCGTAGCTAGGTGTTACAACTAATATAAAATTACCGTAATTTATGGCAGTATCTGAAAAATAGCTTCTATCGAACGAACCACCTATATAATCAAATTTAAAGTCGGTTGAAATTTCAACATCATTAATAGGAACATCTACTTTTGCATTAACCACAAACCTATTCTCCCCTGAATCGAAATTATCCCCAAAACGTCTAAAAAAGAAGCTCCCTGAGTTGATATAAGTATCTTCAAAACTAATATCACCTCCAAAATGTGCATTATAGAACGAATGGCTAACATCTAAGGTGTTAGCAAAGGGCTCATTATTTGCATAATTTTCGGGTAAACCGTACCAGTTGTAAGTTTGATGCTGAAAACCAGCCTCAACATTCCATGCCAAATCTCTCAGACGCGAAGCATAATTGACATTGATTTTAGAATTAGAAAAATTGTCATCCAATAAAACATCTTCAATACCGCCGCCAGATGAATGGTGACTTAAATAACCGCCAACACTCTCGGTCCGGCTAATGGCATGATTTAAATACACTTCTCCTAAAAAGGTTGTATACGTTCCCACACCAACAGTCGCATAATTATCGAATAGTTTAACTGGTCTTGCTTTTTCCACCACCGCTGCTTTACCTTTTGCAGGTGTGAATGTAGAAGCTACCGGAAAAGAAAAAATATTATATTTAATGTCCTTTTTTGTCGCTGTTTCTTCATCATCTAAAGTCGGGATTTCCTTTACTTTAAAAGCATCAGATATTGAAGGAGTATATGGCTTAACCACATCTATAACTCCTGTATTTATGGTATCGCTTTCTCTGTTCTGTGAAAATGACATAGTAACACTTAACGTCATTGTTACTACTAATATATGTTTTATGTGCTTTCGCATATTCTATATTTTTTGTTAACGATTTATTATTGATTGATGAGATGCTTCGACTGTGCTTAGCATGACGCTCTAACTATTAGCAAATTAATCCTCGGTTTCAATGGATGAATTGGTCTTGGCTTCCTCTGTCTTTATTTTTCGTAATTCTGATTTCGCTTCGGTAACCACATCGTCATACTCAGCAAAATTTTGAATAACACTTTCTAGAATATAAGTGGCTTGAAAGGCATCCTTTAAGGCATAATAGTTTTTCGCCATAAGCACTAAACCTTTTGCACTATAGTATTTATAACCTGAAAAATCCTTAGCTAATTTTTGGACCGTTTGATTGGATGCCTCATGCTTGCCTTCCTTGTTCTTAAAATATGCATTAAAATACAAGGCTTCTGCAGCGGTTTCACCAGTAGCAACTCTCTCAACTTTTGTATAGGCTGTTTTTGCTCTAGTTTCATCACCGGTTTTCATAGCAGAACGCGCAATAATAATATGTGCATCACTTTTTATTTTATTATCAATTTTAGAACTGGTAAGCACTTTTTCAGCGTACGCTACCGCATCATCATAATTGTTTAATTGATAATTGGCTTTCATTAAATTAGACTGCGCAAATACGATATTTTGTGGAAAGTTGGCTTCTTCTTCCAAACGCAACAATAAAGGAATTGCTTTATTCCAACTTTTACTTTCTAAATAAAACTGCGAAAGTCTGGATAAGGCTTCTTCTGTATATTCATTACGTGACGCTTCTACTACGTACTTATAATGTGGCGCCGCATTGGCCGTTAAATCTTTTTTATAATATAACTGCGCTACATAAAAATGAGCTTGTAGTGCATGCAGACCATCCGGAAATTGATTTAAGTACCCATTAAATTGTTTGATGGCCTTGTCTGTATTGCCATCTATATATTGTTTTTCAGCCGCTTCGTAAGTTGCATTTTCCAATTCTGAATCGGTTACTTCTACATAATCTAAAGTACGTACCCATTTGGCATAATCGTCCACGCGCCCTAAATCAATATAAATCAATTTAGCCGTAGAAACTGCTTGAACTGCTTCTGGCGTACCCGGAAAATCTGCTGCAACTTTTTTAAACTTGGTTAATGCGCGTTCATTTTCACTGGCATTGTAATAGACGAGTCCTTGACGTAATAATGCCTTTGGAACAAAGGAACTCATGCGGTATTCTGAACCTAAACGGTTGTAAACGTCCATGGCCTTTTCAGTTTCATTGGTCTTAACATAGGAATTCCCTAACTCGTACATGGCATCGTCACGGAGTTTCGATTTAGGATATTCTGAAATAAACTGTTCCAATTCTGAAATCTTTTTTGAAGATTTCCCTACATATCCCGCACTAATTGCCTTTTGAAAAAAGGCATAATCAGAATCGATTTCACTTAATTTTATGGCTTTTTCGTAAGCATTAATTGCGTTTTTATAATCGCTAGACACAAAATATCCGTCGCCCAATCTTAAATAGGCATCATTCAATCTTACTTTATCCTCCTTATTCTTTACTATAAATGCATTGAAGTGTTTTGTAGCTTGTGAGTAATTTTTTAACTTGAAATAAGTATATGCCAAGTTGTAGTCTATATTTTCAATCTCTGAAGTTGTTTCAGATTGTGCTTGCTGCTGAAACTGTTTAAAACCTACTAAAGCGTCATCATAATCTGTTAGATTATAATCAGTTTCTGCTTTCCAAAAGGTTGCTCGTGCTACATACAGAGGATCGCGAGGTTCTTTTAAAGATCCGTCAAATAAAGTTTCTGCTTCCAAATATTGATTTTCGTTATAAAGTTCAATGCCTCTATAAAAAGCTACCTTTTGATACGCCACTTTATTTTCAAAATTCTTTTTGCCTTCTAGTAACTTTAACGCTTCTTTATAGTTTTTTGAAGTAATATAAGAATCAATTAATAATGTTTCAATCTCTTCTTTATAACTGGTTTCGGGATACTTATCTAAATAACCCGCTAAAACTTGCGGAGCAGATTGGTAAGGGTTTCCAATATCATAACTAATTTTTGCGTAGTTCAACCAAGCATCTTCTTGAATTTTTAGATCGAAATCCATTTGGGAAGCATTTCTAAAGGCATTTAAAGCCTCTTGCTTTTTATCTAATTTAATATAACTTTCCCCTAAATGGTAGTAGGCGTTTTGAGCGATAGCGTTTGTTCCGCCAATTATTTTATTGAATTCTGAAATGGCATTTTCATAATCCCCTTGTTTATAATGTGCATATCCCAATTGATAGAAATCGGTATTGTTCCATTTACCAGTTTTATCTCTCTTTCCTTTTTTGCCTTTATATTCCGACAGATAAGGGATGGCTTCTTTATACTGTTCTAGATTGAAATAACTTTCGCCAATTATTTTTGAAAGCTCCGACACCTCGGCATCATCACTACTATGTAATCGCTCTTTTGCCAGGGCAATGGCTTTTTCAAATTTCCCCAATTTAAAATGTAAATCGGCTTGATAATAAGAAAGCTTTTCTTTGTAGCGTTCTTGGTCGCTCACTTGATCAAAATATTCATTGGCCTTGTCATAATCATCCCCTTCATAAGCCATAAAACCGATGTAATATTTTGCCTGTGAACCAAATTCTTGTGAGTTTTCTACTTTAGTAAGATAGGTTTTAGCCTCTTTATATTGTTTTGAAGAAAAGGCCGAATATCCATTTCTAAAGTAAAACCGCTCTCTTTCTTTTTTAGCCAAGGCATTTTCATTCACTTTATCATACCATTTTCTGGCATAGGCATATTTGGAATTTTCAAAATAGTAATCGCCAACATCTACAAACGCCGTGTTTCGTTTTGTACTTGTAGGATATTCATCTACGAAATCCTGAATGAGCTGATCTGCGTTTTGCTGATTTAACCGTACCGCACAATTGGCAATATAATAGGCGCAATCGGACTTTAAAACCTCCTGTTCGGCAGTTTTTTTTACTGTTGAAAATAAACTTTGAGCCGCAAGATATTGTTGATTATTATATAGCGATAATGCCTTTTGATAGTCTACTAAATCATTTGTATATGTAGCAGATTGTTGTGCGAAGCCGTGGCAAGTAAATATTATAGCCACCCATAGGGAAACAATTTTAATCATTAATGAATTAATTTTAATTAAAAGCTAAAGATAATTTAAACTAAATCCTATAACGCAACAATCATGCTATAATTATAAACCGAGT encodes the following:
- a CDS encoding class I SAM-dependent methyltransferase, yielding MKDLFGNALIDYQNGNYSEDIITSTSISGDDVLPVPYLFRGFKDMPKLEQNALKLCKGFVLDVGCGAGSHSLYLQEKGFTVKAIDISKGAVKVAKKRGVLHAEVVDVLDENQSFDTILLLMNGTGIFKELSQVSKYLTHLKSLLNPNGHILIDSSDIKYMYEDEDGGFWIDTNANYYGELDYFLSYKGEQETPLKWLYLDFETLKLACETVGLQCELISEGEHFDYLARLF
- a CDS encoding amidohydrolase, which encodes MRKLIGLLIFVILMSCSTKEQIDLIVTNAKIYTVNQDFTTAEAFAVKDGKFLEIGTSENINSKYETTETLDAKGQTVLPGLIDAHCHFLGLGLNQLHVNLVGTTSFDEIVKRVSDFQNKRQHHFIYGRGWDQNDWKEKAFPDNMVLNSLFPDTPVALKRIDGHALLVNQAALDLGNITVETDIDGGELVIENGKLTGVLIDKAQRLVLQHWSKPTKKEVVTALLEAQKLCIAQGLTTVDDAGLDRDVIEVIDSLHNAGDLSIRVYAMVSANQKNLDYYLKRSIIKTDRLNVRSFKFYADGALGSRGAMLREPYTDKPGHLGLLVNSIDELNETAQRISNSEFQMNTHAIGDSANHAVLNIYKDVLQDKKDRRWRVEHAQVISPEDFELFDNIIPSVQPTHATSDMYWAEDRVGAERVKGAYAFKDLLKVYGKVALGTDFPVEQVSPFLTFYAAVTRQDLEGYPEAGYQIENALSRQEALKGMTIWAAYSNFEEDEKGSIEVGKFADFIILDKDIMTVEVNEIPHVKVIQTFIDGKAQFD
- a CDS encoding TonB-dependent receptor, which encodes MRKHIKHILVVTMTLSVTMSFSQNRESDTINTGVIDVVKPYTPSISDAFKVKEIPTLDDEETATKKDIKYNIFSFPVASTFTPAKGKAAVVEKARPVKLFDNYATVGVGTYTTFLGEVYLNHAISRTESVGGYLSHHSSGGGIEDVLLDDNFSNSKINVNYASRLRDLAWNVEAGFQHQTYNWYGLPENYANNEPFANTLDVSHSFYNAHFGGDISFEDTYINSGSFFFRRFGDNFDSGENRFVVNAKVDVPINDVEISTDFKFDYIGGSFDRSYFSDTAINYGNFILVVTPSYEIKEDDLTVNLGFSAVYLKDRENSDSKFYIYPNVTASYRLVNDVLIAYGGITGDLIQNSYYDFATENSFVSPTLFIAPTDQLYNAYVGLKGKLSSNMSYNVNGRYLADRNKALFRNNTTSFDVLNAEDYEYGNSFGMVYDDVETFGVAGEINVDVNRNFKLGLKAEYFSYTTDNQAEAWNLPDVKGSLFLDYQIDEHWFAGANLFYIGERKDLLSVEDNLAGFQSMVVDLESYFDANAHVGYHINDKISTFIKANNIANEGYQRWQNYPVQSLQVLAGATFKFDF
- a CDS encoding tetratricopeptide repeat protein, with translation MIKIVSLWVAIIFTCHGFAQQSATYTNDLVDYQKALSLYNNQQYLAAQSLFSTVKKTAEQEVLKSDCAYYIANCAVRLNQQNADQLIQDFVDEYPTSTKRNTAFVDVGDYYFENSKYAYARKWYDKVNENALAKKERERFYFRNGYSAFSSKQYKEAKTYLTKVENSQEFGSQAKYYIGFMAYEGDDYDKANEYFDQVSDQERYKEKLSYYQADLHFKLGKFEKAIALAKERLHSSDDAEVSELSKIIGESYFNLEQYKEAIPYLSEYKGKKGKRDKTGKWNNTDFYQLGYAHYKQGDYENAISEFNKIIGGTNAIAQNAYYHLGESYIKLDKKQEALNAFRNASQMDFDLKIQEDAWLNYAKISYDIGNPYQSAPQVLAGYLDKYPETSYKEEIETLLIDSYITSKNYKEALKLLEGKKNFENKVAYQKVAFYRGIELYNENQYLEAETLFDGSLKEPRDPLYVARATFWKAETDYNLTDYDDALVGFKQFQQQAQSETTSEIENIDYNLAYTYFKLKNYSQATKHFNAFIVKNKEDKVRLNDAYLRLGDGYFVSSDYKNAINAYEKAIKLSEIDSDYAFFQKAISAGYVGKSSKKISELEQFISEYPKSKLRDDAMYELGNSYVKTNETEKAMDVYNRLGSEYRMSSFVPKALLRQGLVYYNASENERALTKFKKVAADFPGTPEAVQAVSTAKLIYIDLGRVDDYAKWVRTLDYVEVTDSELENATYEAAEKQYIDGNTDKAIKQFNGYLNQFPDGLHALQAHFYVAQLYYKKDLTANAAPHYKYVVEASRNEYTEEALSRLSQFYLESKSWNKAIPLLLRLEEEANFPQNIVFAQSNLMKANYQLNNYDDAVAYAEKVLTSSKIDNKIKSDAHIIIARSAMKTGDETRAKTAYTKVERVATGETAAEALYFNAYFKNKEGKHEASNQTVQKLAKDFSGYKYYSAKGLVLMAKNYYALKDAFQATYILESVIQNFAEYDDVVTEAKSELRKIKTEEAKTNSSIETED